From Vanessa cardui chromosome 29, ilVanCard2.1, whole genome shotgun sequence, a single genomic window includes:
- the LOC124541960 gene encoding 40S ribosomal protein S3a produces the protein MAVGKNKGLSKGGKKGVKKKIVDPFTRKDWYDVKAPSMFTKRLVGTTLVNRTQGTKIASEGLKGRVFEVSLADLQADTDAERSFRKFRLIAEDVQGRNVLCNFHGMDLTTDKLRWMVKKWQTLVEASIDVKTTDGYLLRVFCIGFTNKDSLSQRKTCYAQHTQVRAIRKKMCEIITRDVASSELREVVNKLIPDSIAKDIEKACHSIYPLRDVCIRKVKVLKRPRFEIAKLMELHGEGGGGKRGEVGDKSERPEGYEPPVQESV, from the exons ATGGCGGTCGGTAAAAATAAAGGCCTATCGAAAGGCGGTAAAAAGGGAGTTAAAAAGAAGAT TGTAGATCCATTCACAAGGAAGGATTGGTACGATGTCAAAGCGCCGTCGATGTTCACTAAGAGACTAGTGGGTACCACACTGGTCAACCGTACCCAG GGAACAAAAATCGCCTCTGAAGGTCTGAAGGGCCGTGTCTTTGAAGTCTCCCTGGCTGATCTTCAGGCAGACACTGACGCGGAAAG GTCTTTCCGTAAATTCCGTCTGATCGCTGAGGATGTGCAGGGACGCAATGTGCTCTGCAATTTCCATGGTATGGACCTCACCACTGACAAGCTcag ATGGATGGTCAAGAAATGGCAGACACTGGTTGAAGCCAGCATTGACGTGAAGACCACTGATGGCTACCTCCTGCGTGTGTTCTGCATTGGTTTCACCAACAAGGACTCGCTCAGCCAGCGCAAGACTTGCTATGCTCAGCACACTcag GTACGTGCGATCAGAAAGAAGATGTGCGAAATCATCACCCGTGACGTGGCGAGCTCTGAACTCAGGGAAGTCGTTAACAAGCTGATCCCTGACTCCATCGCTAAGGACATTGAAAAGGCCTGCCATAGCATCTACCCATTAAGAGATGTCTGCATCCGGAAG GTGAAAGTTCTCAAGAGGCCACGTTTCGAAATCGCCAAGCTGATGGAACTCCACGGTGAGGGCGGTGGCGGCAAGCGCGGTGAGGTCGGTGACAAGTCTGAACGCCCCGAAGGCTACGAACCGCCCGTACAAGAGAGTGTATAA